GCGCGCCATTGTTAGTGTTGTAACACAGTTGTAACAAAAGCAGCCCCAAGCTGCtttggagaaggagaaggagaaggggaagggcTGATTATGCCTCTGCTGCAAGGCGTGCCATTGTTTACTGTGTTGTAACACAGTTGCAACAAAAGCAGCTCCAAGCTGCTTCGATCGTTGCTGCGTTGCAAACGCAATAAAAGGCGGGGTCCATGAACAGTAAATCCCGTTTTTTTGGTAACCAAACATGCAGGAGCTGCGTTTCGCTTCAAGCGAAACGCAGCCGCTGCAGCGTAAACAAACGCTCTCGTAATAGGGTGGGTCTAAAATGCCTTCGTTTTGGGCGAGTGCTGATCTAGGCCACCGGATTTGCTTACAAAATCAGAAACGGTGGCGTAGGGTGCACAAGACAATCAGGCACTGTGCCtgtgccaaaatacatgcaCTGTAGCAACCCCTATAGTTTGGACCCAAGAATTTTTGTGCAGTGTTGGTAAGAGAACCTGTAAGGCAAGGAATGGAATAAGTTTGGCACGGAAAGCTACCCCGTTCTGCAAGTCCAAGTCCCAAATTCATAGGAAAGAATAGCTATCAGTTGATGCGAATGAATAGGCCAGAGAGCTCAAAAAGGTTTTGGAGTCGTTTAAAAAGTATGCAATGATGTAGAGACACGAGCAACAGGACAAGAAATTATGAACCTTTCAACATTCTCCAGCAAAATCATGGCAAATACTAGTGTCATACAACCACAAACATCCAACATCTCAAAGATAACGTGGACCTAGAAAGAACATCCCCTTCCACACTAAGCAACCATGAGCCATTGATCAGAATTGGTCCCAGATCAAATCACCGATATGCATCAGGCCCCAGCAGACTATGTCTGCCATACTTGGCATTCTTCTATTGCACCAGTTGATGCAACCTGCCAACACAGTGTAGGACTAAGCACCAGCACCCACTGGCCACTCCTTTGTCAACAGGTCTATATAATCCTTGCAGAAGCCATACCTCTAACACCACTGCTTTCTCTTTTCAACTCTTCTGCCATACCCAGTAACAAAGCATCCTTCAACCATGTTAGAAGGCAAAGCTGTTGTTGGCGAGACTGACATGCTTCAAACCATGCAGCAGGATGCACTTCACTTAGCTGCGAAGGCCCTTGATATCTTTGATGTTACCGAGTCCACTGATATTGCCCGCTTCATAAAGAAGGTAACCTCCTGGAAAGTACTAGATGATTATTTGGaattaaataattgaagaaaGCCAATTTTGGGGATTCTTGTTTTCGCAGGACTTCGACAGGGTGCATGGACCAGGATGGCAATGCATTGTGGGGATGGATTTTGGTTCATTTGTGACCCATTACCATGGCTGCTTCATCCATTTCTGCATAGGAAACCTTGCAATCTTGCTTTTCAAAGGTTTGGGAAGAGAAGTTGTATCCAGTACTGGAGATTGTTGATGCATAAGCTTTGTAGTATATTTAGCTTCCATATTTTCATATTTGCTGTGTCATTAAGGGAAACAGCAGTAGAAGAACAAATACAAGTTTCATGCAGtccatctttcttctttttaaccATCCACATCATCCAGTTGTATAAACTGCATCCCAATCCCTGCACGCCGTGGCTTGTCTTGTTATTTAAACAAGATCCTGTGATGATAAAGAAATGCAATATTAACACAGCAAAGCTTCAAGAATGTAAACTCGAGAAAATTCAAATCGCTCCTAAGTTGATGAAGAGCAAGAAAAATCTAACACCAGGTGCACCTGCGAGCCCACCTAACAGGATCATTAATCTGGGTGGAAAAGGTTTTTACCAATATACATAACTATACTACGCAAGTAAAAGAATTGAGCAACAATTTCCAGGTAAATAGTTTCACTCAACCAGATACAGAAGTAAGACATGCAGCTCTTTCtgatcaaagagaaaaaagggtCATCAAATGGGACCTCCACGTTCTGAAAGAAA
The DNA window shown above is from Populus trichocarpa isolate Nisqually-1 chromosome 4, P.trichocarpa_v4.1, whole genome shotgun sequence and carries:
- the LOC7490781 gene encoding dynein light chain 1, cytoplasmic, whose amino-acid sequence is MLEGKAVVGETDMLQTMQQDALHLAAKALDIFDVTESTDIARFIKKDFDRVHGPGWQCIVGMDFGSFVTHYHGCFIHFCIGNLAILLFKGLGREVVSSTGDC